The genomic DNA TCCGGCACGGCCTCGCCAGGTTTCGCTGCGACGACTGCGCGCAGAGCCGACTGCTGGCCCTGAGCTGCAAGCAGCGCGCCTTCTGCCCCCGCTGCGTGGGGCGCAAGATGGCCGATCAGGCCAAGCACCTGGTGGAGCAGGTGATGCCGCCAGTTCCCTACCGCCAGTGGGTCCTCTCGTTTCCGCACGGCCTGCGCTGGCGCATGGCCCACGACCACGAACTGACGCGGAGTGTCTGGGCGATCGCCCGCAAGGCGATCGACGGCCTCTACCGCGCTCGCGCTGCCAACGTGGGCCCACCCGGCCACCACGACAGCGCCCGGCCGGGCAGCGTCATGGCCATCCAGCGCTTCGGCGGCGCGCTCAACCTGAACGTGCACTTCCACGCGTTGTACACGGACGGATCGTTCCACGAGCGCAGCGACGGGCAGGTCGTGTTTCTGCCGACCAGTCCGCCCACCGTGCCCGAGATCGAAGCGCTGGTGACCCGCATCAAGCTGCGAGTGGCCTCGCTGCTGGAGAAGCTGGGCCTCGGCACCGACGACGAGGATCCCGACCAACTCACCTTGGACATGGGCGAGCTGTACGCGGAGGGCGTCTTCAACAAGGGGGCCAAGCACCTGCGCCACGGCGCTCCCCGCGGCCCTAGCCCATTCGTCCGCAGAAAGGCCCACGAAGATGGCTTCGACCTCGACGCCCACGTGAGCGTGACGGCTGGAGCCCGCGAAGAGCTGGAGCGCCTGGTACGATACATCCTTCGGCCACCCTTGAAAGAGACGCGGCTGAGCCTCCACCACGATGGTGTGGAGCTCACGTTGAAGACGCCATGGCGCGACGGAACCACTCAGATCCGCATGAGCGCCGAACGCTTCATCGACCGCCTCGTGGCCCTCGTCCCCCGCCGCGCGTCAACACACTGCTCTACGGCGGCCTCTTCGCCGCCAATGCCCGCCTACGCCCCCAGGTGGTGGCTCACCGCCGCGCCGGCGCTGCCGCTCGCAAGCGCCCGCGCCCTCAGAAGGCCAGCAAGCCCCGCAACACCGCATGGGCCGAACTCATGCGCCACAGCTTTGGCCTGGACGTCCTGGCCTGCCCCCACTGCGGCGGCCGCATGCGTCACGTGGCCACCGTCCTCCGGCACGCCAGCATCCAGCGCATCCTCCAGCACGAAGGCCTCGACACCGCGGAGCCCCGCGCCCGCTCTTCTCCCCTCAGTACCGACCTCCGCCACAGCCAGGAGACCGGTTGGCGCGGACGTACCGGAAGGAGGACGACTTTTCTGGTCGACACCAGCGACGCCTGGTGGTGCGCCAGACACCCCCGCGAAGCCGGCAAGGCACCGCTCCGTCGGCGCTCCATCGAACGCCCGGTCACCGATAGAATTGGCAGCCAAGCCTCCCCTCGTGCCACCCTTCCTGGGCCGGCAGGGGCTTCATGCGCGCTGACCGACAGCGTATTGCGCAGAAGTCGGTTTGAACGAAGCCGCTCCGCGGCAGGCCTGATGTCGCGCGGCTGAGGGACATCGCGACGTTCAGGGGCACGGCGGCTTCAACGGATCGACGCTGTGGATTGAGCCCGTCCATCGGGGACGTGGCCAAGCCATGGAGGCGAGCGATGGGCGAAGTACGAGATCGAATGGAGCAGGACCTGTTCCTGCGAGGCGTTGCCGCGAACACGCGGGAGACCTACCTGCGGTACGCAAAGCAGTTCGTGGCGTTCCACAGGCGCGACCCGCGGGCGCTGGACACGGAGGAGGTGCGCGCATGGGTGATGCACCTTCGACGAGCGGGCCGGGCTCCGAGGAGCATCAACGTGGCGCTCAGCGCGCTGCGCTTTCTCTTTGGGGTGACGTTGCGTCGCCCCGAAGTCATGCACTCGATCCGTCGCGTGGTGGAGCACGACAAGCAGCCCGCCATCCTCTCTGGGAGCGAGGTGCAGCGGCTGCTCGACGCCATCGAGCGCCCTCGCGACCGCGCCCTCGTCATGCTGCTCTACGGCTCGGGGCTGCGCATCTCCGAGGCGCTGTCGCTGACGATAACCGACGTCGACTCGGGACGCGGTGTGCTGACCATCCGCCACACCAAGGGGCGTCGTGACCGCATCGTGCCGCTGCCGGCCGTCACGCTCGAGGCGCTGCGTGAGTGGATGCGTCTGCGTCGACACCGGAGCGAGGGTCTGTTTCCAGGGCGCAAGGGTCGGGCGTCGCTGACGCGCGAGGCGGTGCACGCCCTGCTGCGGCTCGCGGCCGTGCGCGCGGGTCTGACCAAGCGCGTCTATCCGCACTTGCTGCGTCACAGCTTTGCGACGCACTTGCTCGAGCTCGGCGCGGACATCCGCACGGTGCAGGTGCTGCTGGGGCACCGCTCCATCTTGAGCACCACCCGCTACACGCACTTGTCCGAAGCGCGCCGTCAGTCGCTCGTGAATCCATTGGCCGTGCTCGGGACGCCAGACGGGGCACGACTCGCGTAGGACGCCGAGGTGGCAGTCATGGCGCACGAGCACGGGTCTGTGGCCCGGCGCGAGCCTGGGCTGAGCGTGGGTGAGATCGCGCGCGCTCACGGAGAGCGCGTGCGCCAAGAGCACGCGCTGAGCCCGGAGCAGCACCAAGTGCTGCGGGCCATCGAGCGCTGTCGGACGGCGGCGCTCGGCGGGCATCTGCACAAGTGCCCCGGCTGCGACTACGAGCAGCCTCGCTACAACTCGTGCCGCAATCGGCACTGCCCGGGGTGCCAGAGCCTGTCGCAGCTGCGGTGGCTCGAGGCGAGGCGCGAACGCATCCTCGACGTGGGCTACTTCCACGTGGTCTTCACCATCCCCGAGCCCCTGCGCGCGCTGTTCGCGCGCGAGCGCCGGGCCATGTACGGGCTGCTGATGGAAGCGGCGCGCCGCAGCCTGCTCACGATGGCGGCCGACCCGAAGCGTCTCGGCGCGCTGCCCGCCATCACGCTGGTGTTGCACACGTGGACCCGCGAGCTGCTCTACCACCCGCACGTGCACGCCGTGGTCAGCGCCGGCGGCTACGACCTCGCCGGACACCGGTGGGTCTCGGTGCGCCGCAACGGCCGGTACCTCTTCCCCGTGAGGGCTCTCGCCAAGCTCGTCCGAGGCATCGTGCGCGAAGCCGTCCTGCAGGCGCTCGACGCGGGCACGCTGGTGTTGCCGCCTCACGAGGTGGAGCCCGTGCGGCGCGCGCTCTTCGAGACGAGGTGGCACGTCTACGCGAAGGCGCCGTTCGCGGGGGCGCAGCAGGTCTTCGCGTACCTCGGGCGCTACACGCACCGCGTCGGCATCTCGAACGCGCGCCTCATCCGCTACGACGGCGAGGCCGTGACCTTCGCCACCAAGGACGGCCTCAGCTGCACCCTCCACGCCGTGGACTTCCTGGGCCGTCTCTTGCGCCACACCTTGCCCAGGGGCTTCCACAAGATCCGTCACGCCGGCCTCGTCTCCACCAGCCACGTTCGATCGGGAACCCTCGCTCGCGCACAGGCCACTCTCGGCAACACCATAGGGTCGGCACGCGTGGCGGAGACCAGTGAGCGAGCGAGTCCGCGCACCTGGGTCGAGCTCATGCTGGCGCTCAACGCGTGCGACCCCTTGCAGTGTCCGCGCTGCGGCACGCCGCTGCTCGTGCTCCCCTTGCCGATAGAGGCGGGACCTTCGAGGCTCGACTCGTCATGACCATCGCCCCCAACATACATAGGCATGCGTCGCGCAGCGACCGGTCGTCTGCTGCGGTGGTGGCGCTCGTGCGTCCCGCCGTGGCATGTCGCTGTGCGCACACGACAGGCCACGATGCGCGCGAGGATCTGACGTGCCGACGTCCCCGCACACACAGGCGCCTCGGCCCAAGCCATGGCCAGAGCGACGGCGCCTCCGGAGCCCTGCAGCGATTTGCCCATAGGCAAGCGCTACCCTCTGGGTGATGCTCCGCGGCTCCGTTCAACGGCGCCTCGGCGAACCGCGCCTCACGCGCGCTGGCCTTCCTGCCGCGTGTGCGGGGCGCGCTTCACCGAATCGCTATTACTTATGTAAACTTTCCGTACAACAGCTTGAAAGTGTTCATGTTTCCTATGGGCCGGGGCTGCTGGCGAGCCAGGGCGAGACGTCGGTCGGTGGGTCGGGGGGGGGGGAGGCCACGAGGCGGCCGCCCCTCACGCGCCCCGCGCAGGAGGCGCAGCGAGCGCGCGCGCACAGGCCGCGGTGACGCAGCTCGCGGACGGGCGGCAGCTGGCGCAGCGCTTCGAGGCGCTGCGCGGCGAGCGTGAGCAGGAGGCGGAGCTCGCGGTGCGTGAGCCGGCGGTGCAGCAAGAGCGCGCGAAGCTGGCACAGGCCAAGGCGGCCGAGGCCATTGCGCCTGCGTTCGATGCCGCGCGGCGGGCGGCGGAGCAGCTGGGCGTTCGCGCCGAGGCCGAGGCGCAGGCGCAAAGCGCGCTTCGCGAGGTGACCACGCGGCAGGAGCGGGCGGCCGAGGCGGCGAGGGAGGCGGCTGCCCAGCACCAGCTGCGCGCCGAGCGTGAGGCCGAGCGAGCCACCGTCGAGGCGCGGGCGCAGGCGGGGCGCGACTGGGCCACGCGCCGGAAGGCCCGTGAAGCGGCCGAGGTGGCGAGCACCGGTGCGCGGGAGGCGTGTGCCGAGAGCGAGCGCGCGCACCAGGCGGTGAAGCAGGACCTCGACGCGCTGGGCGCGCAGCGCGCGCTGGTGGCGGAGGCCGCAGCGCAGCTGGCTCGCGCCGAAGCCGACCTCGCCGTGGCCACGGGGCGCCTCGCGCTGCATCGCCACGTGGCGCACCTCGCGGCCGAGCTCGATGTGCTGGAGGGCGAGCTCACGAACGCGCAGCAGCAGCAGCAAGAGGCCGCCGCCGCCCTCGGTGACGCGAGCGCCGCGCTGCGCGCCATCGAGGCCGCCATGCACGCGGGCCACGCGGCGGTGCTGGCGCGCGCGCTGCGCGAGGGCGAGCCCTGCCCCGTGTGTGGCTCGGCCGAGCACCCGGCGCCGGCCGAGACCAGCGCGTCCACCCCCACCGAGGCGGACCACGCGGCGGCCGAGCGCAGCGCGAAGAAGGCTCGAGAGGTGCACGCGGGTGCATCCACACGCGCGGCCGCCGCCGAGGCCAAGCGCGACGCCAAGCGCAGCGAGCTGACCGACAGCGTGTTGCGCAGTTAGGATGTTATGTCAACTTTCCGTACAACAGCCTGAAAGCGTTCATGTTTCCTATGGGCCGAAACGCGAGCAGTAGCTCTTAACTACCTGTCCACCAGTTCCGGGACAGACCGCAGAACAAACTTCCAGAGAATTAGCCCCCATAATCAGGCGAGCTACAGAGTGAGCCATCAGCGACACCGGGATGACGGTCATCGAGGTGCCACGCAGCCTTTGGGTTTTCCCGGAGGTGTATTGTGGCCAAGGCGCGAAGGATCGAAGAGGAACTCGAGGCTCGTAGGTGTCTGCTCGCGGTGGCGAGCTCGGGTCGCCCACTCGCGGAGTGGGCTCGCGAGCACGGAATCGACGGGCGCTCGCTGAACGCGTGGCGCGTGAACCTGGGACGGCGCGAGTCGAGGGCCACGAAGGCGAACGCACTCAAGTCGCAGAGCAGGCGCGCGCCGAGCGGCCTCGTCGAGCTGGTGCCCACGTCCCTGCCGAGGATGGCGGCGGGGGGTGCGGGTCACTACGTACTCGAGGTGGGCAGCGCCCGCGTGGAGTTCGGCGACGACTTCCAAGAGGACACGCTGCGCCGCATCGTGCGGGTGCTGCGCGCGTGCTGAGCCTGCCGCCGACGGTGCGCGTGTTCGTGGCAGTGGAGCCCATCGACATGCGCGGCTCGTTCGACTCGCTGGCGGGCGCGGTGCGTCGGCTGGGGCTCGACCCGGTGGATGGGCACCTGTATTTGTTCATGAACAAGCGTCGACGGATCGCCAAAGCCTTGTGGTTCGATGGGTCGGGCTGGTGCGTTCTGGCGAAGCGACTCGAGGCCGGAAGCTTCCAGGTCCCCGTCCTCGATGGTGCCCAAACACAGGTGCAGATCGACGGAACCGCGTTCGCGTCGCTGCTCGCGGGCATCGACTTCACGGCGGCGCGGCAGGGCTGGTATCGACGGGCACGAGCGGACGTTGGTAGGTAGGGGATCGACAGCGATCGTGAGGCGTGATCTCTTGCCGTCGTGGTCGACGTCGCCGCGCTTCAACGAGAGAACGCCGAG from Sandaracinaceae bacterium includes the following:
- the tnpB gene encoding IS66 family insertion sequence element accessory protein TnpB, with protein sequence MLSLPPTVRVFVAVEPIDMRGSFDSLAGAVRRLGLDPVDGHLYLFMNKRRRIAKALWFDGSGWCVLAKRLEAGSFQVPVLDGAQTQVQIDGTAFASLLAGIDFTAARQGWYRRARADVGR
- a CDS encoding transposase — protein: MAHEHGSVARREPGLSVGEIARAHGERVRQEHALSPEQHQVLRAIERCRTAALGGHLHKCPGCDYEQPRYNSCRNRHCPGCQSLSQLRWLEARRERILDVGYFHVVFTIPEPLRALFARERRAMYGLLMEAARRSLLTMAADPKRLGALPAITLVLHTWTRELLYHPHVHAVVSAGGYDLAGHRWVSVRRNGRYLFPVRALAKLVRGIVREAVLQALDAGTLVLPPHEVEPVRRALFETRWHVYAKAPFAGAQQVFAYLGRYTHRVGISNARLIRYDGEAVTFATKDGLSCTLHAVDFLGRLLRHTLPRGFHKIRHAGLVSTSHVRSGTLARAQATLGNTIGSARVAETSERASPRTWVELMLALNACDPLQCPRCGTPLLVLPLPIEAGPSRLDSS
- a CDS encoding transposase is translated as MPAAAHTSPSPNLLTYQRRDPSAGPLHQLLSARLESYLEARSERPLPRFVTDALHGYLRCGILRHGLARFRCDDCAQSRLLALSCKQRAFCPRCVGRKMADQAKHLVEQVMPPVPYRQWVLSFPHGLRWRMAHDHELTRSVWAIARKAIDGLYRARAANVGPPGHHDSARPGSVMAIQRFGGALNLNVHFHALYTDGSFHERSDGQVVFLPTSPPTVPEIEALVTRIKLRVASLLEKLGLGTDDEDPDQLTLDMGELYAEGVFNKGAKHLRHGAPRGPSPFVRRKAHEDGFDLDAHVSVTAGAREELERLVRYILRPPLKETRLSLHHDGVELTLKTPWRDGTTQIRMSAERFIDRLVALVPRRASTHCSTAASSPPMPAYAPRWWLTAAPALPLASARALRRPASPATPHGPNSCATALAWTSWPAPTAAAACVTWPPSSGTPASSASSSTKASTPRSPAPALLPSVPTSATARRPVGADVPEGGRLFWSTPATPGGAPDTPAKPARHRSVGAPSNARSPIELAAKPPLVPPFLGRQGLHAR
- a CDS encoding tyrosine-type recombinase/integrase; this encodes MGEVRDRMEQDLFLRGVAANTRETYLRYAKQFVAFHRRDPRALDTEEVRAWVMHLRRAGRAPRSINVALSALRFLFGVTLRRPEVMHSIRRVVEHDKQPAILSGSEVQRLLDAIERPRDRALVMLLYGSGLRISEALSLTITDVDSGRGVLTIRHTKGRRDRIVPLPAVTLEALREWMRLRRHRSEGLFPGRKGRASLTREAVHALLRLAAVRAGLTKRVYPHLLRHSFATHLLELGADIRTVQVLLGHRSILSTTRYTHLSEARRQSLVNPLAVLGTPDGARLA